A single region of the Thioalkalivibrio nitratireducens DSM 14787 genome encodes:
- a CDS encoding STAS domain-containing protein has protein sequence MADASLVLEGATLRFSGPLTFATAPALMARGEELLPRLPPSAALDLSGATRVDSAGIALLVEFWRQRERAGARLVWTAVPEDLRPLLVLYRLEELLGPDPAV, from the coding sequence GTGGCTGACGCTTCCCTGGTGCTGGAGGGTGCGACCCTGCGTTTCTCCGGACCGCTGACTTTCGCCACGGCGCCCGCGCTGATGGCCCGCGGCGAGGAACTGCTGCCGCGTCTGCCACCGTCGGCGGCGCTGGATCTGTCCGGCGCGACTCGGGTCGACAGTGCCGGCATCGCATTGCTGGTCGAGTTCTGGCGCCAGCGCGAACGGGCCGGCGCCCGGCTGGTGTGGACGGCGGTTCCGGAGGATCTGCGGCCACTGCTGGTACTCTACCGTCTCGAGGAGTTGCTGGGTCCGGATCCCGCGGTGTGA
- a CDS encoding MlaC/ttg2D family ABC transporter substrate-binding protein has translation MKRPISGILAGATLLLTLTLAALPAQGSTAIELVDGAINRVLDTLREDEARAKAEPEYVLEVIEREIIPLVDIDGMARLILARHWRDATDAQRTRFTEAFRDTLLNAYGVRLADYLDRQVNVIARRSREDERMAVVATEIVVGSGQPNITVNYRLRPVEGDWRVFDVEAEGLSFVGNFRNHFNTEINRDGLDALIERLEAGDRSLVEETIDDAASGGDASGG, from the coding sequence ATGAAACGACCGATATCCGGGATCCTGGCGGGGGCGACCCTGCTGCTGACGCTGACCCTGGCTGCGTTGCCGGCACAGGGATCGACCGCGATCGAGCTGGTCGACGGCGCGATCAACCGCGTGTTGGACACATTGCGGGAGGACGAGGCACGGGCCAAGGCAGAACCCGAATACGTGCTGGAAGTCATCGAGCGGGAGATCATCCCGCTGGTGGACATCGACGGCATGGCCCGCCTGATCCTGGCCCGCCATTGGCGTGATGCCACCGACGCGCAGCGCACCCGTTTCACCGAGGCTTTCCGGGATACCCTGCTCAATGCCTACGGTGTGCGCCTGGCCGATTACCTCGACCGCCAGGTGAACGTGATTGCCCGCCGCTCGCGCGAGGACGAACGCATGGCCGTGGTCGCGACCGAGATCGTGGTGGGCAGCGGACAGCCGAACATCACCGTCAATTATCGCCTGCGGCCGGTGGAAGGCGATTGGCGCGTGTTCGACGTCGAGGCCGAGGGCCTGAGTTTCGTGGGCAACTTCCGGAACCATTTCAATACCGAGATCAACCGCGATGGCCTGGATGCCCTGATCGAACGTCTGGAGGCAGGTGACCGGTCGCTGGTCGAGGAAACGATCGACGACGCGGCATCCGGCGGGGACGCGTCGGGTGGCTGA
- the mlaE gene encoding lipid asymmetry maintenance ABC transporter permease subunit MlaE yields the protein MIERLARLGRAGLGWLAVLGRASVFLVRVLRSQDAALRRPALTLAELYSVGVRSLLIIAVSGLFVGMVLGYQGYITLVNFGAAEALGGVVALSLVRELGPVVTALLFAGRAGSALTAEIGLMKTTEQLSAMEMMAVNPYRRVFAPRFLAGFVSMPLLAAIFSAVGVIGGYIVGVGLLGVDSGSYFSQMQAVTDWREDVVSGVIKSVVFGFVVTWIAVFQGFDAQPTSEGISRATTQTVVVSALAVLGLDFILTGLMFGEV from the coding sequence ATGATTGAGAGGCTCGCGCGCCTGGGCCGTGCGGGTCTGGGCTGGCTGGCCGTGCTCGGGCGCGCGTCGGTCTTCCTCGTGCGCGTGCTGCGCAGCCAGGACGCGGCGCTGCGTCGGCCCGCCCTGACATTGGCCGAGCTCTACTCGGTCGGCGTGCGTTCACTGTTGATCATCGCAGTATCGGGGCTGTTCGTGGGCATGGTGCTGGGGTACCAGGGGTACATCACGCTGGTGAATTTCGGCGCCGCCGAGGCCCTGGGCGGAGTGGTTGCGCTGTCTCTGGTTCGGGAACTCGGACCGGTGGTCACCGCCCTGCTGTTTGCAGGGCGTGCCGGGTCGGCACTGACCGCCGAGATCGGGCTGATGAAAACCACCGAACAGCTGTCGGCGATGGAGATGATGGCGGTGAATCCGTACCGGCGGGTGTTCGCGCCGCGCTTTCTCGCCGGGTTCGTGTCGATGCCGCTGCTTGCGGCGATATTCAGCGCCGTGGGCGTGATCGGCGGGTACATCGTCGGCGTGGGCTTGCTCGGCGTGGACAGCGGATCCTATTTCTCCCAGATGCAGGCGGTCACGGACTGGCGCGAGGACGTGGTCTCGGGCGTGATCAAGAGCGTGGTGTTCGGATTCGTGGTGACCTGGATCGCGGTGTTCCAGGGTTTCGATGCACAACCGACCTCCGAAGGCATCTCGCGTGCGACGACCCAGACGGTCGTTGTGTCCGCGCTGGCCGTACTCGGCCTGGATTTCATCCTCACCGGGCTGATGTTCGGTGAGGTCTGA
- the mlaD gene encoding outer membrane lipid asymmetry maintenance protein MlaD produces MKLRYLEVSVGLFVLLGIAALFYLAIQVSNIAEYRDRDTYEVIAYFDHIGGLKVRAPVTVSGVRIGRVASIEYDPERFQARVTLAVRSGHDYLPADTQASIFTAGLLGEQYVAFEPGGDFEMLGDGDEVLFTQSALVLETMIGRVLTQVSGN; encoded by the coding sequence ATGAAGCTGCGCTATCTGGAAGTGTCCGTCGGTCTGTTCGTGTTGCTGGGCATCGCGGCACTGTTCTACCTGGCGATCCAGGTGAGCAACATCGCCGAGTACCGGGATCGCGACACCTACGAGGTGATCGCCTATTTCGATCACATCGGGGGGCTGAAGGTGCGTGCGCCGGTGACCGTCTCCGGTGTCCGGATCGGTCGTGTCGCGTCGATCGAGTACGATCCCGAGCGCTTTCAGGCCCGGGTGACGCTGGCGGTTCGGTCGGGACACGACTACCTGCCGGCGGACACGCAGGCCAGTATTTTCACGGCCGGGCTGCTCGGCGAGCAGTACGTGGCGTTCGAACCGGGCGGTGATTTCGAGATGCTCGGCGACGGCGACGAGGTGCTGTTCACCCAGTCCGCCCTGGTTCTGGAGACGATGATCGGGCGGGTGCTGACCCAGGTGTCGGGCAACTGA